The Gemella massiliensis genome contains a region encoding:
- the rsmI gene encoding 16S rRNA (cytidine(1402)-2'-O)-methyltransferase, producing MLYLVPTPIGNLEDITLRALKVLKEVDIIACEDTRNTQKLLTHYKILSKKLISYREHNEDKMSEKIVEYLKDKKSVALVTDAGMPCISDPGYILVKKVRELDLKVVALPGANAGLTALISSGLESYNYTFYGFLPRKNKELKEKLNSILKSRTTGIVYESPHRIINLIETIVALDELREISIVRELTKVFEQIETKSAKEILIMLKNSEIKTKGEFVIIISPNKKEELKEINLENLVDIIYNKVKNGEKKSEAIKNTAKEFNINKKEVYNLYHEKYD from the coding sequence ATGCTGTATTTAGTACCAACACCAATAGGAAACCTTGAAGATATAACTTTAAGAGCATTAAAGGTATTGAAAGAAGTGGATATTATAGCTTGTGAAGATACTAGAAATACGCAAAAGCTATTAACTCATTATAAAATATTAAGTAAAAAATTAATTAGTTATCGTGAACATAATGAAGATAAAATGAGTGAGAAAATAGTTGAATATCTTAAAGATAAAAAAAGTGTTGCATTAGTTACTGATGCAGGAATGCCCTGTATTTCAGATCCGGGGTATATACTGGTAAAAAAAGTTAGAGAATTAGACTTAAAGGTTGTAGCACTCCCCGGTGCTAATGCAGGACTTACAGCATTAATATCCAGTGGATTAGAGTCTTACAATTATACTTTTTATGGTTTTTTACCACGAAAAAACAAAGAATTAAAAGAAAAATTAAATTCTATTTTAAAAAGCAGAACAACAGGAATAGTATATGAATCTCCTCACAGAATAATTAATTTGATAGAAACTATAGTTGCTCTTGATGAATTAAGAGAAATTTCAATAGTAAGAGAATTAACTAAAGTGTTTGAACAAATAGAAACAAAATCGGCAAAAGAAATCCTTATTATGCTTAAAAATAGTGAAATAAAAACTAAAGGAGAGTTTGTTATAATAATATCTCCAAACAAAAAAGAAGAATTAAAAGAAATTAATTTAGAAAATTTAGTAGATATTATTTATAATAAAGTAAAAAATGGAGAAAAAAAATCTGAAGCGATAAAAAATACTGCAAAAGAATTTAATATAAATAAAAAAGAGGTGTATAACTTATACCATGAAAAATATGATTAG
- a CDS encoding site-specific integrase, which translates to MWIEERKNGTYMYRERIKDVTGKIKTISITLDVKNKKLATEILKRKRLKEESYVDLRISFFKALEIYLEKEKDDLKFSTYKLYRSRITKTQKTNFDIPLLNVNATYLDDLIKKIAKTNNTYNIYLKFYKRVLREMYKLDYLRDITWLDKLETKEHKVSYDGKYFELDQVKKILEEIKDNQYYHDLIDFLFNSGLRIGEALALTEEDILEDGRLRVNKTLDQFGNIYAPKTYESNRIISLNKKCQDIIKNRIKVNAIKASMNSRYINKYLLFPKSNGDYNSYSSISQWTRKNIHSYKFTFHMTRHTHASLCLDANIPIELISARLGHKGTEITRKVYIHKTKKAKQKELEIFRNIEF; encoded by the coding sequence ATGTGGATAGAAGAAAGAAAAAACGGAACTTATATGTATAGGGAAAGAATAAAAGATGTTACTGGTAAGATTAAAACAATCAGTATCACGTTAGATGTTAAAAATAAAAAATTAGCTACTGAAATATTAAAACGAAAAAGATTAAAAGAAGAAAGTTACGTTGATTTAAGAATATCGTTTTTTAAAGCGTTAGAAATATATTTAGAAAAAGAAAAAGATGACTTGAAATTTAGTACTTATAAATTATATCGAAGTAGAATTACAAAAACTCAAAAAACAAATTTTGATATACCGTTATTAAATGTGAATGCTACATATCTTGATGATTTGATAAAAAAAATAGCTAAAACTAACAACACATATAATATTTATTTGAAATTCTATAAACGTGTATTAAGGGAAATGTACAAGTTAGATTACTTGCGAGATATAACCTGGTTAGATAAATTAGAAACAAAAGAACATAAAGTTAGTTATGATGGAAAATATTTTGAACTAGATCAAGTTAAAAAAATATTAGAGGAGATTAAAGATAATCAATATTACCATGATTTAATTGATTTTTTATTCAATTCTGGATTAAGAATAGGTGAAGCATTAGCTCTTACTGAAGAAGATATTCTTGAAGATGGTAGACTTAGAGTAAATAAAACACTAGATCAATTTGGGAATATCTACGCTCCGAAAACTTACGAATCAAATAGAATTATATCGTTAAATAAAAAATGTCAGGATATTATAAAAAATAGAATTAAAGTTAATGCAATAAAGGCTAGCATGAATAGTAGATATATAAATAAATATCTACTATTCCCTAAGAGTAATGGTGATTATAATTCATATAGTAGCATAAGTCAATGGACTAGAAAAAATATTCATTCATATAAATTTACATTTCATATGACTAGACACACTCACGCTTCATTGTGTCTAGATGCTAACATTCCTATAGAATTAATTTCAGCAAGATTAGGTCATAAAGGAACAGAAATAACAAGAAAGGTATATATTCACAAAACTAAAAAAGCAAAACAAAAAGAATTAGAGATTTTCAGAAATATAGAATTTTAA
- a CDS encoding dUTP diphosphatase, which produces MNTYELHDKLIELQSLQCEVDAHVEIWRRENITTALHEEFHEWYNTLELFKDWKKNRGKSKEVQLEELADCLAFALSLLNDDKRNLSLMRCIFITKRMENNSHQKGMLNEISKGYLFAKRVINTVFVQESEMAIELILDIAMLYYSLEDLFEAYERKSKINIQRQKENY; this is translated from the coding sequence ATGAATACTTATGAATTACACGATAAATTAATCGAACTTCAATCGCTGCAATGTGAAGTCGACGCCCATGTTGAAATATGGCGAAGGGAAAATATAACTACAGCTTTACACGAAGAGTTTCACGAATGGTATAACACGCTTGAATTATTCAAAGATTGGAAAAAGAATAGAGGAAAATCTAAAGAAGTACAATTAGAGGAATTAGCCGATTGCTTAGCATTTGCTTTATCGTTGTTAAATGATGATAAGCGAAATTTAAGCCTAATGAGATGTATTTTTATCACAAAAAGAATGGAGAATAATTCTCATCAAAAAGGAATGTTAAATGAGATAAGCAAAGGTTATTTGTTCGCTAAAAGAGTAATAAATACAGTATTTGTTCAAGAAAGCGAAATGGCAATTGAGTTAATTTTAGATATAGCAATGTTATATTATTCGCTTGAAGATCTATTTGAAGCGTACGAGCGAAAATCAAAAATAAATATCCAAAGACAGAAAGAGAATTATTAA
- the dnaG gene encoding DNA primase, with amino-acid sequence MGKISKQDIDYIFENIDIVNLVSEYIKLEKRGQNYIGLCPFHNEKTPSFTVSPDKQIAHCFGCGKGGNIFQFLSLIENITYNQAIVKLGTRLGLNLESNESKDISYNLTDDLDIMYYGHLLLADYYNYILLNTKEAEDALNYLINRGLTLETVKYFNLGYAPKSNNIALNFFTSNNLSLDIMVEAGLLGKNESNNYYDVFRDRIMFPIKNNQNQVVAFSGRTMSEDKEIAKYYNTQETKIFEKRTVLYNFSDARPFIAKDKEILLCEGYMDVIKAHQGGIKNAVALMGTNLDNNKLAEILTLVDKITLSLDNDSAGSKAQIELGNRIIEKTDNIFKLKFSGAKDLDEFLTQKNKNNKDFDAQTYFKNNKEHFITFKVDYCEAESKTNIEQKINYKNEILKNISYIEDESLKYILLNYLAKKFGIERQILVKELHQTRTTRKKEVFRQWQLPQDKSQIFNNINYDKKMCKLFKYFFKSRILFIENYEQLEDCEFKHHSFEKLLDYLIIYYNNNFEFYIHKFIHSIDDEDTIQLATYIDETDFLIEENPNNEVVNDYINHFKKREVNIDELKELLKIAIQEMDMETQKRLLEQLKKYKK; translated from the coding sequence GTGGGAAAAATTTCTAAACAAGATATAGATTATATTTTTGAGAATATAGATATAGTGAATTTGGTTAGCGAGTACATAAAATTAGAAAAACGTGGGCAAAATTATATAGGTTTATGCCCATTTCATAATGAAAAAACACCTTCTTTTACGGTATCTCCCGATAAGCAGATTGCTCACTGTTTCGGTTGTGGTAAGGGTGGAAATATTTTTCAATTTTTATCGCTTATTGAAAATATTACATATAACCAAGCAATAGTTAAATTAGGAACAAGATTAGGACTAAATTTAGAGTCAAATGAATCAAAAGATATAAGTTATAATTTAACGGACGATTTGGATATAATGTATTATGGACATTTGCTACTTGCGGATTATTATAATTATATTCTTTTAAATACCAAAGAAGCGGAAGATGCTCTAAATTACTTAATAAATAGGGGATTAACTTTGGAAACAGTAAAGTATTTTAATCTAGGATATGCCCCAAAAAGTAATAATATAGCATTAAATTTTTTTACTTCTAATAATTTATCATTAGATATAATGGTGGAAGCGGGATTGCTTGGAAAAAACGAAAGTAATAATTATTATGATGTTTTCAGAGATAGGATAATGTTTCCTATAAAAAATAATCAAAATCAAGTGGTTGCCTTTTCCGGAAGAACCATGTCAGAAGATAAAGAAATAGCTAAGTATTATAACACTCAAGAAACAAAAATATTTGAAAAACGAACAGTTCTTTATAATTTTTCCGACGCCAGACCTTTTATAGCAAAAGACAAAGAAATACTACTTTGTGAAGGATATATGGACGTAATTAAAGCACATCAAGGTGGCATAAAAAATGCTGTTGCTCTAATGGGAACAAATCTCGACAATAATAAATTGGCAGAGATACTGACGTTAGTTGATAAAATAACACTTAGCCTTGATAATGATTCAGCAGGAAGTAAAGCACAAATAGAATTGGGAAACAGGATAATAGAAAAAACGGATAATATTTTTAAATTAAAATTTTCCGGTGCAAAAGATTTGGATGAATTTTTAACACAAAAAAATAAAAATAATAAAGATTTTGATGCCCAAACTTATTTTAAAAATAATAAAGAACATTTTATCACCTTTAAAGTTGACTATTGTGAGGCAGAATCAAAAACAAATATTGAACAAAAGATAAACTATAAAAATGAAATACTGAAAAATATTTCTTATATAGAAGATGAATCATTAAAATATATACTTTTAAACTATTTAGCAAAAAAATTCGGCATAGAACGTCAAATTCTTGTTAAAGAGTTGCATCAGACTAGAACAACAAGAAAAAAAGAAGTATTTAGACAGTGGCAGCTACCACAAGACAAGTCACAAATATTTAATAATATAAATTATGATAAGAAAATGTGTAAGTTATTTAAATATTTTTTTAAAAGTCGAATTCTTTTTATAGAAAACTACGAACAGCTAGAAGACTGTGAATTTAAACATCATTCATTCGAAAAATTATTAGATTATTTAATAATTTATTATAATAATAATTTTGAGTTTTATATTCATAAATTTATTCATAGCATTGATGATGAAGATACGATTCAGTTAGCAACGTATATTGATGAAACAGATTTTTTAATAGAGGAAAATCCAAATAATGAAGTGGTTAATGATTATATAAATCATTTTAAAAAGCGTGAAGTTAATATTGATGAATTGAAGGAATTATTAAAAATAGCTATCCAAGAAATGGATATGGAAACACAAAAAAGATTATTGGAACAGTTAAAAAAATACAAAAAATAA
- the trkA gene encoding Trk system potassium transporter TrkA — protein sequence MKAIIVGGGKVGELLCADFSDTFKEVTLIDTNEKRVEKLVEAYDIQGLLGNGANYDILQEAGTNMADMFISVTASDEINIISCITAKQMGAKYTIARIRNPEYSKTKEFLKSSLGIDLVVNPEYEAAKQIYNMLKYPSATKVESFSCNKFNILEVVINENSLLNGVSLIDSKEIITFPSLVCLVERKGLVFVPRGDYIFEVGDKVHITADNKNLKKFYKLLGNKENIDNKLSSALIIGGGKIAYYLIKFLEKANFYTKVIEINKEKAISLSETYPNVDVIWADGSDRDTLVEEGIQTFDSCISLTGLDEENIIINLYADKLGIKKSIAKVNRASLKQIAEDIGQYSYITPKEIIGNVISKYSKSLQCSKSSDIENFYRIANNQVELIEFKISDSNLKVIGTKLKDLKLNNNILIPFIVRNNKQIFPNGEDEIKLNDNVIVICYKQKIEHIDDILIK from the coding sequence GTGAAAGCTATTATTGTTGGTGGCGGAAAAGTTGGTGAGCTTCTGTGTGCCGACTTTTCTGACACTTTTAAAGAAGTTACTCTCATAGATACAAATGAGAAAAGAGTAGAAAAATTAGTTGAAGCATATGATATCCAAGGTTTACTTGGTAACGGTGCTAATTATGATATACTTCAAGAAGCAGGAACAAACATGGCAGATATGTTTATTTCTGTTACAGCCAGTGATGAAATAAATATTATTTCTTGCATTACTGCTAAACAAATGGGTGCAAAGTACACTATTGCCAGAATAAGAAATCCGGAATACTCCAAAACGAAAGAATTTTTAAAATCTTCTCTCGGAATTGACCTTGTTGTTAATCCTGAATATGAAGCTGCTAAACAAATTTATAATATGTTAAAATATCCTTCCGCAACAAAGGTTGAAAGTTTTTCTTGTAATAAATTCAACATATTAGAAGTTGTTATCAATGAGAACAGTCTTCTAAATGGTGTTTCTCTTATAGATAGTAAAGAAATTATTACTTTCCCTTCATTAGTTTGTTTAGTAGAAAGAAAAGGATTGGTCTTTGTGCCACGTGGTGATTATATTTTTGAAGTCGGAGATAAAGTCCATATTACAGCAGATAATAAAAATTTAAAAAAATTCTATAAACTTCTTGGTAATAAAGAAAATATTGATAATAAATTATCTTCCGCTCTTATTATCGGCGGTGGAAAAATCGCCTACTATCTTATTAAATTTTTAGAAAAAGCCAACTTTTACACAAAAGTAATAGAAATTAATAAAGAAAAAGCTATTTCACTTAGTGAAACTTATCCAAATGTTGATGTTATTTGGGCTGACGGTAGTGATCGTGATACTCTGGTAGAAGAAGGTATTCAAACTTTTGATAGTTGCATTTCTCTAACCGGTCTTGATGAAGAAAATATTATTATTAATCTTTATGCAGATAAACTGGGAATAAAAAAATCAATCGCTAAAGTCAACAGAGCTTCTCTTAAACAAATCGCCGAAGATATTGGACAATATTCTTATATAACGCCAAAAGAAATAATTGGAAATGTAATTTCAAAATATAGTAAATCTTTACAATGCAGTAAGAGTTCTGATATAGAAAATTTTTATCGAATTGCAAATAATCAAGTTGAACTTATTGAATTTAAAATTAGTGACAGTAATTTAAAAGTTATTGGGACAAAACTAAAAGATTTAAAACTTAATAATAACATCTTAATTCCCTTTATTGTAAGAAATAATAAACAAATATTCCCTAATGGTGAAGATGAAATCAAATTAAATGATAACGTTATTGTCATTTGCTATAAACAGAAAATTGAGCATATTGATGATATTTTAATTAAATAA
- a CDS encoding tRNA1(Val) (adenine(37)-N6)-methyltransferase, protein MEENLRLDSVSKNFKIFQKKDYYSMSTDSFLLPYFSNVPLSEKKNIIELCSGNGGISIILRERSRACIEMLEIQKDLVELTKKSLEYNNLTNIHVQNGDIKEVKSLYNPSSFDYVLCNPPYFPVEIMPKKRERFNHNISRHELLCNLADVVAAIKYLLKQNGKFSLVHRTYRIADIISECSKVGLSIKRIRFVYSKKSSEGSKMVLVEGSISAVNDIKVEQPLYIYNEDGTYTNEMKKVYGID, encoded by the coding sequence ATGGAAGAAAATTTAAGATTGGACAGTGTTTCAAAAAATTTTAAAATTTTTCAGAAAAAAGATTATTACAGTATGTCAACAGATTCATTTTTACTCCCTTATTTTTCCAACGTACCACTTAGCGAAAAGAAAAATATTATAGAACTTTGTAGTGGGAACGGTGGTATTTCCATTATTTTACGTGAACGAAGTAGAGCTTGTATAGAAATGTTGGAGATACAGAAGGATTTGGTTGAACTTACTAAGAAAAGTTTAGAATATAATAATTTAACAAATATTCATGTTCAAAACGGTGATATAAAAGAGGTGAAATCACTGTATAATCCATCATCATTTGATTATGTTTTATGCAATCCGCCATATTTTCCGGTTGAAATTATGCCGAAAAAACGTGAAAGATTTAATCATAATATTTCTCGCCATGAATTACTGTGTAATTTAGCAGATGTTGTTGCTGCTATTAAATATTTATTAAAGCAAAACGGGAAATTTAGTCTGGTTCATAGAACTTACAGAATTGCCGATATAATATCTGAATGTTCAAAAGTTGGGCTTTCTATTAAAAGGATAAGGTTTGTTTACAGTAAGAAATCCAGTGAAGGAAGTAAAATGGTTTTAGTAGAAGGTAGTATATCAGCTGTAAATGATATAAAAGTGGAGCAGCCTTTATATATTTATAACGAAGATGGGACGTATACTAACGAGATGAAGAAGGTGTATGGTATTGACTAA
- a CDS encoding helix-turn-helix domain-containing protein: MSEEFYREVKYKLELKKKTITWLADMVGISVPYVIDILKGKRTPKERIEKIEYILRVEGII, translated from the coding sequence ATGTCGGAAGAGTTTTACAGGGAAGTGAAATATAAGTTAGAACTTAAAAAGAAAACGATCACATGGCTTGCTGATATGGTTGGTATTTCTGTCCCGTATGTAATTGATATTCTAAAAGGGAAAAGAACTCCTAAAGAAAGAATTGAAAAAATTGAATACATTTTAAGAGTTGAGGGAATAATTTAG
- a CDS encoding DUF2513 domain-containing protein, with product MKLNYELIRNLLLTAEDKENNSSLSQKELDEFIDKFDYTFDELTYHLKRLEEADYIDVTIRYASNQVYIYALNYITWDGHQFLDTIRSDKVWSTSKKVANDLKVKSISAFTQIAFQVASNLISNYLSFK from the coding sequence ATGAAGTTAAATTATGAATTAATTAGAAATCTACTTCTAACAGCAGAAGACAAAGAAAATAATAGTTCTTTATCTCAAAAAGAATTAGATGAATTTATTGATAAATTCGATTATACTTTTGACGAACTAACTTATCATCTAAAACGATTAGAAGAAGCAGATTATATTGATGTCACTATTCGATATGCTTCAAATCAAGTATATATCTATGCACTAAATTATATTACTTGGGATGGGCATCAATTTTTAGACACTATCCGTTCTGATAAAGTTTGGTCTACTTCTAAAAAAGTCGCTAACGATTTAAAAGTAAAATCTATTTCTGCTTTTACTCAAATTGCTTTTCAAGTAGCTTCTAATTTAATATCTAATTACTTATCATTTAAATAA
- a CDS encoding helix-turn-helix domain-containing protein, with product MHIIKQLANRKNMSFAELEREIGLSNGTIARWGKASPNSKGLEAVADYFNVSVDYLLGREKPQEDEYEQQLVAMFRKQTDGMNDSQKEKFNKSLDKLFSVAEVLLSDEDNWKGD from the coding sequence GTGCATATAATTAAACAATTAGCAAATAGAAAAAATATGAGTTTTGCTGAATTAGAAAGAGAAATAGGTCTATCTAATGGAACTATCGCTCGTTGGGGAAAAGCTTCACCTAATTCTAAAGGATTGGAAGCCGTCGCTGATTATTTCAACGTATCAGTAGATTACCTACTAGGCAGAGAAAAACCGCAAGAAGATGAGTACGAACAACAGTTAGTCGCAATGTTCAGGAAACAAACAGACGGCATGAATGATTCTCAAAAAGAAAAATTCAACAAATCACTAGACAAATTATTCTCAGTCGCAGAGGTCTTACTAAGCGACGAAGATAATTGGAAAGGAGATTAA
- a CDS encoding TrkH family potassium uptake protein: MNYKMIFHVVGKMFKLLSALLMLPIFVSLIYKERQSTLLSFLAVAVLCYIFYFVIDYFTDGERDRDFYNREGFVIVTLTWIIFSLFGALPFYFSGEIPNYIDSLFETVSGFTTTGSTILPDIEKLDKSILLWRSFTHFIGGMGVIVFALAILPRSPHNIHIAKAEIPGPYFGKVVSSIKQTAIYLYSIYIALTVILFVLLLIGNVGVFDSLNIAFSTAGTGGFSIKNSGIAYYNSTYVTIVVAIFMLIFSMNLNIIYFVIFKKFFKALKSEELLWFLGLVALTSIIIFLDIYRSYDTPYHSLLDVFFTVSSVVSTTGFTYNNFDIWPTFSKMIILLLMIVGGCAGGTAGGIKIPRFIFFVKNAKNSISKALSPKKIISIKIDGKIIKDTNPLANYLLLYSFIFVFLLLITSIQINDFQDAVSLVVTTISNAGPAFNNYGPLNNFSSVPYFTKIVLSISMLLGRLELIPLIVLFSSKTWRKRHTIKK, translated from the coding sequence ATGAATTATAAAATGATTTTCCATGTAGTAGGAAAAATGTTTAAGTTACTATCAGCATTACTTATGCTTCCAATTTTTGTTTCTCTTATTTATAAAGAACGTCAAAGTACCCTGCTATCTTTTTTGGCAGTTGCGGTACTTTGTTATATTTTTTACTTTGTTATTGATTACTTTACCGATGGAGAAAGAGATAGAGATTTTTATAATCGTGAAGGTTTTGTTATAGTTACTCTTACTTGGATTATTTTTTCACTATTCGGAGCATTACCTTTCTATTTTTCAGGTGAAATTCCAAATTATATAGATAGTTTATTTGAAACGGTCAGTGGTTTTACAACTACCGGTTCTACTATTTTACCTGATATTGAAAAATTAGATAAAAGTATTTTATTATGGAGAAGTTTTACCCACTTTATCGGAGGTATGGGGGTTATAGTTTTTGCTCTTGCTATTTTACCACGTTCTCCGCATAACATTCACATAGCAAAAGCGGAAATTCCCGGACCATACTTCGGTAAAGTAGTTTCATCAATAAAACAAACCGCAATCTATTTGTACAGTATTTACATAGCTTTAACAGTTATTTTGTTTGTTTTGTTGTTAATTGGAAATGTTGGAGTATTTGATAGTTTAAATATCGCATTCTCTACTGCTGGTACCGGGGGCTTTAGTATAAAAAATTCCGGAATTGCTTATTATAACAGCACATATGTTACCATCGTCGTAGCTATTTTTATGCTTATTTTTTCTATGAATTTAAATATTATCTACTTCGTAATCTTTAAAAAATTTTTTAAAGCATTAAAGAGTGAAGAATTACTTTGGTTCTTAGGATTGGTAGCATTAACATCTATTATTATATTCTTAGATATTTATCGTTCATATGATACACCATATCATAGTTTATTAGATGTATTTTTCACCGTATCATCGGTAGTATCCACAACCGGTTTTACCTATAATAACTTTGATATATGGCCAACATTTTCTAAAATGATTATATTACTTTTAATGATTGTCGGCGGATGCGCCGGTGGAACTGCCGGCGGAATAAAAATTCCTCGTTTTATATTTTTTGTTAAAAATGCAAAAAACTCAATCAGCAAAGCATTAAGTCCTAAAAAAATAATTTCAATTAAAATTGACGGAAAAATAATAAAGGACACTAACCCATTAGCAAACTATTTATTACTTTATAGTTTTATTTTTGTATTCTTATTACTAATTACCAGTATTCAAATAAACGATTTTCAGGATGCTGTTTCTTTAGTAGTAACCACTATAAGTAATGCCGGACCTGCATTTAATAACTACGGTCCGTTAAATAATTTTTCTTCTGTACCATATTTTACTAAAATTGTTTTATCAATTTCAATGCTTTTAGGAAGGCTTGAACTTATACCGTTAATTGTACTGTTTTCTTCTAAAACATGGAGAAAACGCCATACTATTAAAAAATAA
- a CDS encoding helix-turn-helix domain-containing protein, producing MKAFYKAVKEQLENKGMTIYRLSKETGIFEQTLHSMLNGNTSSPKLDNAVKIAKVLDIDLNKLKEVKI from the coding sequence ATGAAAGCATTTTATAAAGCGGTAAAAGAACAATTAGAAAATAAAGGGATGACAATTTACAGGTTGTCGAAAGAAACAGGTATTTTTGAACAAACATTACACTCTATGCTTAATGGTAACACATCTAGCCCTAAGTTAGATAACGCTGTTAAGATAGCTAAGGTACTGGATATCGATTTAAATAAATTAAAGGAGGTGAAAATATGA
- a CDS encoding ImmA/IrrE family metallo-endopeptidase, with translation MEFIKKCSGMIIPKKDKYVIMINQSSGYIERIIFTILHELSHVHCHLQGKFNRTFMSLNSEMIAGEYPKELQPFEDEANIVASILYLPDETIIDLIINGYSYQAIQEEVKISNAALFNRLRNFLIYNNIAPYQATNIVTNFRNGAQIRI, from the coding sequence ATGGAATTTATTAAAAAGTGTTCGGGTATGATCATACCAAAAAAAGACAAATACGTAATAATGATAAATCAATCTTCAGGATACATAGAAAGGATAATATTTACTATATTACATGAATTAAGTCACGTCCACTGTCATTTACAAGGGAAATTTAATAGAACATTCATGTCACTTAATAGTGAAATGATAGCAGGAGAATACCCAAAAGAATTACAACCGTTCGAAGATGAAGCAAACATAGTAGCCTCAATTCTATATTTGCCAGACGAAACTATAATAGACCTAATAATAAATGGTTATAGCTATCAAGCGATACAAGAAGAAGTAAAAATAAGCAATGCAGCTTTATTTAATAGATTACGAAACTTCCTTATTTACAACAATATAGCACCATACCAAGCTACTAATATTGTAACAAACTTCCGAAATGGAGCACAAATAAGAATATAA
- the rpoD gene encoding RNA polymerase sigma factor RpoD, with translation MAKKIKDFETIKKEFIEKGKKQGELAQEEIVDALSKLDISSDVIDDFYEELNREDIILINVNHQDAEEEEIDLEDLSVPAGIRTNDPVRMYLKEIGKVPLLSKEKELELSKIIESGTEDEKEQAKKDLAEANLRLVVSIAKRYVGRGMLFLDLIQEGNMGLIKAVEKFDYSKGFKFSTYATWWIRQAITRAIADQARTIRIPVHMVETINRLIRVQRQLLQDLGREPKPEEIAKKMNMTPEKVREILKIAQEPVSLETPIGEEDDSHLGDFIEDKEAQSPVEHAANELLKEQLEEILETLTDREENVLKLRFGLKDGKTHTLEEVGSAFGVTRERIRQIEAKAIRKLKHPSKLNKLKGFME, from the coding sequence ATGGCTAAAAAGATAAAAGATTTTGAAACCATAAAAAAAGAGTTTATAGAAAAAGGTAAAAAGCAAGGTGAACTTGCACAAGAAGAAATAGTAGATGCTTTGTCAAAATTGGATATTTCTTCTGATGTAATAGATGATTTTTACGAAGAATTAAATCGTGAGGATATTATTTTAATAAATGTAAATCACCAAGATGCTGAGGAAGAGGAAATAGATTTAGAAGATTTATCTGTTCCAGCCGGGATAAGAACAAATGATCCTGTTAGAATGTATTTAAAAGAAATAGGGAAAGTACCGTTATTATCAAAAGAAAAAGAATTGGAATTATCTAAAATTATAGAAAGTGGAACTGAAGACGAAAAAGAACAAGCAAAAAAAGATTTAGCTGAGGCAAACTTACGTTTAGTGGTAAGTATAGCAAAACGATATGTAGGGCGAGGAATGTTGTTTTTAGATTTAATCCAAGAGGGAAATATGGGTTTAATCAAAGCGGTAGAAAAATTTGATTATTCAAAAGGATTTAAGTTTAGTACATATGCAACTTGGTGGATTAGACAAGCAATTACACGTGCAATAGCTGACCAAGCGAGAACGATTCGTATCCCGGTGCATATGGTGGAAACAATCAATCGTTTAATTAGAGTACAAAGACAATTACTTCAAGATTTAGGACGTGAGCCTAAACCTGAAGAAATAGCAAAAAAAATGAATATGACACCGGAAAAAGTTAGAGAAATTTTAAAAATTGCTCAAGAACCTGTATCATTAGAAACACCTATTGGAGAAGAAGATGATTCTCACTTAGGAGATTTTATTGAAGATAAGGAGGCACAATCTCCAGTAGAACATGCAGCAAATGAATTGTTAAAAGAACAGCTTGAAGAAATTTTGGAAACATTAACAGATAGAGAAGAAAATGTTCTTAAACTTCGTTTCGGTTTAAAAGATGGAAAAACTCATACGTTAGAAGAAGTGGGCAGTGCCTTTGGTGTAACTCGAGAGCGTATCCGTCAAATCGAGGCAAAAGCAATAAGAAAATTAAAACATCCATCTAAATTAAATAAGTTAAAAGGTTTTATGGAATAA